The DNA segment GCACCGGCGCGGGCGCTCTGCCCGGCCGGGTGACCGACGGCTCCACCACTCGTGGGAAAAACGGCGAATTTCACCCACTTGCACCTTTTATCGTATGGATACATTCTGTGATCCTGGAAGTACTCATGGTGACTGTCCCCCCTTCGACACCAGGAGGTCCCAAATGATCCTCTCCATGTCCGGCGTGGTCCTGCTCGGCATCATCGTCTTCCTGTTCTTCCGCAAGGACGGGCTCAAGGGGTCGCACGCCGTCGTGTCGGCGCTGTTCGGCTTCTACCTGGCGAGCACGGCCATCGCGCCCAGCATCAAGGCCGGCGGCGAGAGCCTGGCGAGCCTCCTCGGCGGCATCAAGTTCTGACCGCGCCCCTCCCCCGAGGCCACGCGGACCGGCGGGTCCCGTCCGAGGGGGAGTCTCCCCACGCCCGTACCCACCTCCAGGAGACAGCAGTGGCCCGGCGCCCACTCCCCCGCATTCTGAGCAAGGACAGCGCGCAGCTCGCCCGCACCCAGCTCGCCCGGAGCCGGGAGCTGGCCCGGACGGCGGCCGACAGCGCCACGGACGTCCTCCACCCGCTGATCACCATCTCGCGCGGCCTGCGCCGGCTGGCCCTGGCCGGCCGGGCAAAGGTGGTGGCCACCCCCAAGGACAAGCGGGGCCCGCTGCTGTTCCTGGCGGCCGCCGTGGTCATGGCCGTCGCGCTCATGCCGTACGGCCCGCTGCTGGCCGCCGTGTCCCTGATGGTCGCGGCGGCCTGGTACGGCCGCGACCACGCCCCGGCCGCGCCCGAGGGCCCCGACACGGCACGGGCCGAACGGCTCCAGTCGCTCTACGAGGCGCTGGTGCCGTCCTTCTCCACCGCCGACGACCCGGCACCGCTGTACGCGCACGGCGGCGCCTGGGACGCGGTCCTCACGGAGCACGAGTTCGACGAGAGCGGCCGGCTGGAGCACGTCGTCATCCGCTACCCGGCGTACTTCCCGGACGGCGACCCGGAGTCCCGCGCGCGGGTCGAGCGGCTGCTGACCGCGAAGGCGGGGCGCGGCCGGGAGTACCGCTTCGCCTGGGAGGAGGAGGGCAACCGGCTCACGCTGAGCGTCCTGGCCGCCCTGCCCACCGGCATCACCGCCCAGCACTTCGTCACCGCGCCCGGTGAGACGGTGCTCGGCTTCACCGACCCCGACGAGGTCCAGCGCACTCTCCCGCTCTCCTACGGCGAGGAGACGTGCGACGTGCCTCCGGTGGTCTGGCGCACCGGGAGCCGCTCGCCGGAGCCGCATCTGCTGGTCATGGGCCAGCCGGGCAGCGGCTCGTCCACGCTGCTGCGCTCCATCGCCCTCCAGGCGCTGCGGCACGGCGACGTGATGATCGTGGACGGCGGCGGCACCGGCGAGTACTCCTGCCTGATCGGCCGGGAGGGCGTGCTCGCCGTGGAGTGCGCGCCGGCCGGGGCGGTGTCGGGTCTGGAGTGGGCCGCGCAGGAGACCGAGCGGCGGCTCCTCGCGGTCAACCAGGCCCGGCAGGCGGGCGGTCCGCCGCCGGAGGACACCACACGTCCCCTGTGGGTCCTCCTGGACCGCCCGACCGTCTTCACCCACCTCGCGGAGGCGGAGCACCGCACCGACCCCCAGGCCCTGCTCCAGGTCCCGCTGCGGCACGGGCGGGCGGCCGGGGTGACGGTGGTGGTCGCCGAGCAGTTCGACAGCGCGGACACCCTCAGCGAGGCGATCGGCCAGCACACCCGCGCCCGGGTGGTCCTCGGCCCGGCCTCCCCGCAGCAGGTCACCGCCTTCCTGGGCGCCCCGCCGCCCACCACCCCGCCGGACCGGACCCCGCCCGGCCGCGGCTACGCCCGCCTGGGCTCCGGCCCGGTCCACCGTCTCCAGGTCCCGGCCACCCCGGACCCCTACGACGAGGCGACCCCGGAACCGGAGCGCAAGGCGGTGCTGTCCCTCCTGCCCGAGCGCACCACCCCGGCGGAATCGGAGCCGACCCGCTCGCTGGAGGTCGTCTCCCCGGCGGACGCCGTCCCGGCGGACCGAGCCTGAACCCCCACACACGCCGGACCCCGCCCACGCGAAGGTGCCCGCTCCGACCCCTCGGAGCGGGCACCTTCTTGTGG comes from the Streptomyces seoulensis genome and includes:
- a CDS encoding membrane protein encodes the protein MARRPLPRILSKDSAQLARTQLARSRELARTAADSATDVLHPLITISRGLRRLALAGRAKVVATPKDKRGPLLFLAAAVVMAVALMPYGPLLAAVSLMVAAAWYGRDHAPAAPEGPDTARAERLQSLYEALVPSFSTADDPAPLYAHGGAWDAVLTEHEFDESGRLEHVVIRYPAYFPDGDPESRARVERLLTAKAGRGREYRFAWEEEGNRLTLSVLAALPTGITAQHFVTAPGETVLGFTDPDEVQRTLPLSYGEETCDVPPVVWRTGSRSPEPHLLVMGQPGSGSSTLLRSIALQALRHGDVMIVDGGGTGEYSCLIGREGVLAVECAPAGAVSGLEWAAQETERRLLAVNQARQAGGPPPEDTTRPLWVLLDRPTVFTHLAEAEHRTDPQALLQVPLRHGRAAGVTVVVAEQFDSADTLSEAIGQHTRARVVLGPASPQQVTAFLGAPPPTTPPDRTPPGRGYARLGSGPVHRLQVPATPDPYDEATPEPERKAVLSLLPERTTPAESEPTRSLEVVSPADAVPADRA